In Raphanus sativus cultivar WK10039 unplaced genomic scaffold, ASM80110v3 Scaffold0818, whole genome shotgun sequence, the genomic window TGTCTACAGAGAAAAAATAGCACATCCGATATCCTCATTTTGCAAATGACTTTATTTATAAACCTTTCTCTCCTTCACTTCTTCTCATAATTtgattcagtttggtttgtCCTAAAAATTCACATAATCTTGATAATATTTCTCATAATTTAGCCTTGTATGTTTTTCAttacttgaaaaccaattaaaaaatttagtgtgATCATTTTGAGTTATTCTGTTGATTTACCATTTGTTGTttccaaattttatattattgccTAAATGTTTCATTTTATCTTGAAGTGTTTGCGATATTATGAGTAATTGAATAAGGGCTTATTTGTAGAAAGAAGTTAGAGAGAgataaaaaaagagaagaagagagaggatGTGATTTTGGTTACATAATGAATTATAAGTTTTTGTTTAGGTGAGATATCTCACCCAATTTCCCATTGAATAACGAtccaaaagaacaaaaataaactattgttcaaagtatatattttttaattagataTTCAAAGTATTCTTAAAAGAACGAAAAAGAGGTAGATTGATTTAGAcctattgacaaaaaaatattgatgaaAACTTTAATGAATTGAATCGTATCCACATAAATCTTCTTAGAGCCAATGTTAGTCCATTTGCATGATggattagatataaaataagttGTTTTATGGTTTATTCattcactaaccatttcaattaaCTCAACACTATtgcatttattaaattattttgtttgttttgcaaTTTTGACTAAATAGTGGATCTGCCTAATTGTGAATTCAATAAGATGTATAAGGACATAAGTGCTACATTCAATCTAAAGTTAATAAAACAAATGGCACAAAAGATAGTATTTGATAGTGAGAAAGACAACTTCTGAGGCTGTCGCTCACCAAATTGATTCAGACATTCAATCGACTGCTAACCTAACTTTCTGATCACCATGACTAGCTCAAACCTGCTCTAGAGATGGACAAGGACATGTACTCTCCCTGAAAATTGACACAATTATCTTAAATTTTTGCAATTataaaaaccaaactaaaccatcTAATAGAGAAACGTATTATAAAATTAAGTATCAAGCAAATACTAATCCGACTTATATGTATGTATCACCCAGTTTTCTTATTGTATCATGAAAGAACAAAAAGGTTTGAGtgctttttaatattttgcaGGTTGCAGAAAGAGCTTTGTTCTTATGGAACAATGATCAGATCGAGAATCTAATAATACCGAACCAAAAAGTTATATACTTCCTATCATTCTCCCTGCGCTGGAGAGAAAAGCTAAGAAGCATTGGAACCATACTGTTCAAAGCATGAAGCTGAACGTGCAGAAGATATTTAATGAAATTGATCCAGAGATTTCTTCAAAGAATGTCTTGCTAAGTTTAGAGATAATGAATCAAAAGAACCTGAAGTTGATGCAAAACGTGAGGCCACATGGAAGCGGTTGGAAGAAAGCAGAAGAGTGCATCATAAAAGCTGTTTTTGTTGTAGAGagaggttttgtttttgtattatCGTTTTCTACTACACCCAAGCAAGATAACTATTCAAACCAGTTCTAGATTATTCATTATACAGAGTTTACATGAATATAGAAGAGCTTTCATTAAATTAAACACACCATAAGTTGCACACATGACACACAAATAAGCTGAATAAACTCAACCCCACTTACTCTTCAACTTATCAACATGTGTAAACTCATATGTCAACACCAAACTCCCATCCATTCTCTTTAATTCAAAGCTCTCTACCAATACATAGCATTTATAACTCTCCCACTGTGATGAACCGCCTTCGAATCTCTCTGTTCTCTTAATGCTAGACCTTACTTCATCGCCTTTGTTTAACCACCCGAACCTCTCCTCTTCCCACTTAATCCTCTCCACGACCACTGACCCAAGACCTATCTTCTTGTCTTGTCTCTCATCCCTTAAGACACTAAACCAAACAACTCCATCAGCTCTTGTCTCCCTCAGATTGGTTACTTCTCCATCAAGCTTCACCACTTCTGTATCTACTTCGACATCAACTACAACCTCACTTTCTGCTTCGTTGTAACTACATGAGTAAACCTCTTCCCATCTTTGTTTAAGAGTCATGCTGTAATAAGTTGAGTTTTTCATCTGCTCCTTTGCGTCTCCTTCTTTCACGAATATGAAAGGAACATACCATTTTCCTACCACAACGCTTGTATTCACATCATTGGGAAGCTCAGAACGAAGCTCAGCGTTGATTCCCTTTGCATCATCTCTCAAACCAAAATCTTGAGAGTTCGAGTACTCAACGGTCCAATACTTTCTTTTAAGGAACTCAGGTGGTATCCCATTAGGAGCAACAGAAATGGCTGTGTTATAGCAAGATAATGCTCTGCGTTGATGGATCTCGAATTGTTGGTATATATCATAAGGATCTGCTTCTTGTGGCTTAGCTTCAGGAATGTAGCTAAAGCAAAAGCAGCAGGGGactctgtcttcttcttttgcaCTTGCCGTAGCTCCTCTGCAAGAAAATAATTAGGATTTAAGGAATCTTGTTGCGCAAGTCAGGTCTTTCAGTTTCGATATATCAAAAGTAAATGTATTGAAAACCTCAAAATTTACCCTCTTTATTTCATTTTAGTTGATATTAAAGTTTTTgtacaaatattaagaaaatacaatttttatacaATGTATCTTAgctatataaaaatagtattaaacaaaaacaattcaaacaataaaaaagcaaaattttgtaattggtcacaaattttagataatattaaattttatataaaatagtgaaaacatcatttattttgctagaaaaaaaaatttctaaacattatataaattgaaacggagagaatattaaaaacattaaaccgaaccaaacaaTGCTACAATCTATTTTCATCAACcaaaatatagataaaataattcaaaaattattgGTCGTAACATACCCTGAGTGCTTCCCACGGCGTTTAATGACATAATAACGGTTCAAAAACAGAGGCTGTCCAGGAACCGGAATGAACAGAACGGGGTCATGGTAACTGCGCCTGTTTTTACCAGTTCCGGTTCTGTAAGTCACAGTCAGCTTTGCGTTCTGTGGGAACGGCAAGCCTCTGAGTTCACCATCGTAGCAAGATCCGAAGCAACAAGTCGGTTTCGACTCTTCATCTTGAATCACAAGTACGCCTGAGTTTGGACCTTCCGGCAACGATTGTGACGAGTTTCTCTGGTATTCCGAGAGATGCCTTGTAACATACATCTTTAAGGTGATGAATGAGAAATTAAAGAGATATTAATTATCTGTTTATATAGAGAGGCGTCATGGACTTTAGGGATAAAGACGTAAGCTAACTTTACAAGTTATTGTTTAAAGACTTTTCAAAGATCTTGAGTTAGACTCCAAAGTTATGACCTTGACTTGGTTTCACAAACCTATCATAGAAAaagtctatatt contains:
- the LOC108831513 gene encoding uncharacterized protein LOC108831513, whose product is MYVTRHLSEYQRNSSQSLPEGPNSGVLVIQDEESKPTCCFGSCYDGELRGLPFPQNAKLTVTYRTGTGKNRRSYHDPVLFIPVPGQPLFLNRYYVIKRRGKHSGGATASAKEEDRVPCCFCFSYIPEAKPQEADPYDIYQQFEIHQRRALSCYNTAISVAPNGIPPEFLKRKYWTVEYSNSQDFGLRDDAKGINAELRSELPNDVNTSVVVGKWYVPFIFVKEGDAKEQMKNSTYYSMTLKQRWEEVYSCSYNEAESEVVVDVEVDTEVVKLDGEVTNLRETRADGVVWFSVLRDERQDKKIGLGSVVVERIKWEEERFGWLNKGDEVRSSIKRTERFEGGSSQWESYKCYVLVESFELKRMDGSLVLTYEFTHVDKLKSKWG